In a genomic window of Stakelama saccharophila:
- a CDS encoding SMP-30/gluconolactonase/LRE family protein, whose amino-acid sequence MDKQATSIRTVGATLGEGPVWVAREEALYFVDIKAPCVYRFRPEDGGLDRWDAPAQVGWILPATGGAFLAGLQTGLHRFDPATGAFNFLVKVEDRAGNRLNDAAADATGRVWFGSMDNEERDPTGRLYCWDAGKITDTGAEQIVITNGPAIAPDQRTLYAVDTVGRRVNAHEMRDDGTLGAGRVFVDLADVEGNPDGAIADAEGGVWVCFFGGWAARRYAPDGTCTDTVRFPAANITKMALGGPDGRTAYATSARKGLREAQLAEQGDAGDLFTFRVDVPGVPVKDITL is encoded by the coding sequence ATGGATAAACAGGCGACCAGCATCCGCACCGTTGGCGCCACGCTGGGCGAAGGGCCGGTCTGGGTCGCCCGCGAGGAAGCGCTCTATTTCGTCGATATCAAGGCGCCGTGCGTCTATCGCTTTCGCCCCGAGGACGGCGGGCTGGACCGGTGGGATGCGCCGGCGCAGGTCGGCTGGATCCTGCCTGCCACCGGCGGCGCCTTTCTCGCCGGCCTGCAGACGGGGCTCCACCGCTTCGATCCCGCGACCGGCGCGTTCAATTTCCTCGTCAAGGTAGAGGATCGCGCCGGCAACCGGCTGAACGACGCCGCGGCCGATGCGACGGGCAGGGTCTGGTTCGGCTCGATGGATAATGAAGAGCGCGACCCCACGGGGCGACTTTATTGCTGGGATGCCGGCAAGATCACCGATACCGGCGCCGAACAGATCGTTATCACCAACGGTCCGGCCATAGCGCCCGATCAGCGCACGCTTTATGCCGTCGACACCGTCGGACGCCGCGTCAACGCACACGAAATGCGCGACGACGGTACGCTGGGCGCGGGACGCGTCTTCGTCGACCTCGCCGATGTGGAGGGCAATCCCGACGGCGCGATCGCCGATGCCGAGGGCGGCGTCTGGGTGTGCTTCTTCGGCGGCTGGGCGGCGCGGCGCTATGCGCCCGACGGCACCTGCACCGATACCGTGCGCTTTCCCGCGGCGAATATCACGAAAATGGCCCTGGGCGGCCCCGACGGGCGTACCGCATATGCGACCAGCGCGCGCAAGGGGTTGCGCGAAGCGCAACTCGCCGAACAGGGCGATGCCGGCGACCTTTTCACGTTCCGGGTGGACGTGCCGGGCGTACCGGTAAAGGACATCACGCTTTAA
- a CDS encoding SDR family NAD(P)-dependent oxidoreductase: protein MLQETKAEERRAVYPSLKDKRVVVTGGGSGIGKAFVEGFVGQGARVAFLDIAAEDSGKLVERLAPEAAHVPQFHEVDLRDLALLQSTLAGIERDFGGIDVVVNNAANDDRHKMEDVTPEYWDERIATNLRHLFFTSQAAVPSMKRSGGGVILNLGSISWHLALPDIVLYQTSKAGIEGMTRALARDLGVHNIRVNTIIPGGIKTPRQDALWHDDGETQRILDQQCLKERVLPADVAAMALFLASDDARMCTGHGYFVDAGWR, encoded by the coding sequence GTGTTGCAAGAAACGAAAGCCGAGGAACGGCGCGCCGTCTATCCCAGTCTGAAGGACAAGCGCGTGGTCGTTACCGGCGGTGGCTCCGGCATCGGCAAAGCCTTCGTGGAAGGTTTCGTCGGGCAGGGCGCGCGGGTCGCGTTTCTCGACATCGCGGCGGAGGATTCCGGCAAGCTGGTCGAGCGGCTCGCACCGGAGGCGGCGCACGTGCCGCAATTCCATGAGGTCGACCTTCGCGATCTGGCGCTGCTGCAATCGACCCTTGCCGGGATCGAGCGCGATTTCGGCGGGATCGACGTCGTCGTCAACAACGCCGCGAACGACGATCGACACAAGATGGAGGACGTGACGCCCGAATATTGGGACGAACGCATCGCCACCAATCTGCGCCACCTGTTCTTCACCTCGCAGGCGGCCGTGCCGTCGATGAAACGGTCGGGCGGCGGCGTCATCCTGAACCTTGGTTCCATCTCCTGGCACCTCGCCCTGCCGGATATCGTCCTCTATCAAACGTCGAAGGCCGGCATCGAGGGGATGACACGGGCGCTCGCCCGCGACCTCGGCGTGCACAATATCCGCGTGAACACGATTATTCCGGGCGGTATCAAGACGCCGCGCCAGGACGCGCTGTGGCATGACGACGGGGAAACACAGCGCATCCTCGATCAGCAATGCCTGAAGGAGCGCGTGCTGCCGGCCGATGTCGCGGCAATGGCCCTCTTCCTTGCGTCCGATGATGCGCGTATGTGCACCGGCCATGGATATTTTGTCGATGCAGGCTGGCGCTGA
- a CDS encoding fumarylacetoacetate hydrolase family protein gives MKRDSESLLEALPSDWKQARLLGRIDRGDGPLPVLVEAGEVFDMSGVAPTVSMLVADAACDAVHGRSLGPLDGLSLSAERDATPRILSPVDLQCVKASGVTFAVSALERVIEERARGDAARAAAVREGLEARIGGSIGTIVPGSEEAAALKAALIEDGMWSQYLEVAIGPDAEIFTKCPSMSTVGWGADIGVRSDSTWNNPEPEVALVAGPDGKAVGAVLGNDVNLRDFEGRSALLLGKAKDNNASASLGPFIRLFDDDFTMDDVRGSEITLRIDGPDGYALDGRSSMNQISRDPEDLMRQAMSEHHYPDGFVLYLGTLFAPTQDRDQPGRGFTHKIGDVVRIATPRLGTLVNQVTTSKQAEPWSFGTGALIRNLAARGLITA, from the coding sequence ATGAAAAGGGATTCGGAGAGTTTGCTCGAGGCTTTGCCCTCGGACTGGAAACAGGCGCGGCTGCTGGGCCGGATTGATCGCGGCGACGGTCCGCTGCCGGTGCTGGTGGAGGCTGGCGAGGTTTTCGACATGTCCGGCGTGGCCCCCACCGTTTCCATGCTCGTCGCCGATGCTGCCTGCGACGCCGTGCACGGGCGGTCGCTGGGGCCGCTCGATGGACTGTCGCTCTCGGCAGAACGCGACGCTACCCCGCGAATCCTCAGCCCGGTCGATCTGCAATGCGTGAAGGCATCAGGCGTCACCTTCGCCGTTTCCGCGCTGGAGCGGGTGATCGAAGAACGCGCTCGCGGCGACGCGGCCCGAGCGGCAGCCGTGCGTGAAGGGCTGGAGGCGCGTATCGGCGGCAGTATCGGCACCATCGTTCCCGGTTCGGAAGAAGCCGCCGCGCTGAAAGCCGCGCTGATCGAAGACGGGATGTGGTCGCAATATCTGGAGGTCGCGATCGGCCCGGACGCGGAGATCTTCACCAAATGTCCCTCCATGTCGACGGTCGGATGGGGCGCGGATATCGGCGTCCGGTCCGATTCCACCTGGAACAATCCCGAGCCCGAAGTCGCCCTCGTCGCCGGGCCGGACGGCAAGGCCGTGGGCGCGGTCCTCGGCAACGACGTCAACCTGCGCGATTTCGAGGGGCGCTCGGCGCTGCTGCTCGGCAAGGCCAAGGACAACAACGCCTCCGCCTCGCTCGGCCCGTTCATTCGGTTGTTCGACGACGATTTCACCATGGACGACGTGCGTGGCAGCGAAATCACGCTGCGCATCGATGGTCCGGACGGATATGCGCTGGACGGCCGCAGTTCGATGAACCAGATCAGCCGCGACCCGGAAGACCTCATGCGCCAGGCGATGAGCGAGCATCACTATCCCGACGGATTCGTTCTCTATCTGGGAACGCTGTTCGCGCCGACGCAAGATCGCGACCAACCGGGGCGCGGGTTCACGCACAAGATCGGCGACGTCGTGCGCATCGCCACGCCCAGGCTGGGGACGCTCGTCAACCAGGTGACGACGTCGAAGCAGGCCGAACCCTGGTCGTTCGGCACTGGCGCGCTCATCCGCAATCTCGCCGCCCGCGGGCTCATCACGGCCTGA
- a CDS encoding GDSL-type esterase/lipase family protein, producing the protein MGRLAAIALTMFAAFLVPVAANARPERHWIASWASAQQIPESHNALDSAQLTDATLRQIVHLSAGGARLRIRLSNLHGSEPLTIDAAHAARAIRSGHPAILPDTDTPLHFGGASSVTIPAGEEVFSDPVTLSMLPGSDLAVSIYLARPPARQTSHPGARATSYLVHGNHVGDETLTDPATTEHWFQLSAVDVAAAPGAATIVAIGDSITDGHGSGTDRNTRWPDYLAGRVRRIAGQRQLGVVNTGIGGNRVLEYGLGPKMVERFHRDTAGLSGARYVIMLEGVNDLGVLTRDRAVPQSRHDAMVRDIVAAYREVAADAHAAGLKMIAGTIMPFAGNDYYHPGPATEADRQKINAFIRTSDIFDAVVDFDAVMRDPERPDRLNPAYDSGDGLHPSDRGYRAMAAAIPLSLFAEPEIAKPDRPAIAVTFDDLPAHGPLPPGVDRLDVVNDIIAALKAHGVRKPHGFLNGGFGIDDPQSPGVVAAWRSAGFPLGNHSYSHWNLAEKPLAAFQQDVLRNESVLAAATGNSDWHWFRYPFLSEGDTPDRRGAFRDFLRRRGYRVAAVTMSFGDYAWNPAYARCRAKGDDTAVAALERSYLDAARAEAEYERRAAQAALGRDIPYILLMHLGAFDAHMLPRLLDLYEQMGFRFTSLAAAERDPFYRSAVDLRLPGPSATLSAAVADRAITLPAPPHPDLSGTCAG; encoded by the coding sequence ATGGGGCGCTTAGCGGCAATCGCGCTGACCATGTTCGCGGCGTTCCTGGTTCCCGTCGCCGCAAATGCGCGGCCGGAACGGCATTGGATCGCAAGCTGGGCATCGGCGCAGCAGATCCCCGAATCCCATAATGCGCTCGATTCGGCACAGTTGACCGACGCCACGCTGCGACAGATCGTCCATCTGTCCGCCGGCGGCGCCCGGCTCCGCATCCGGCTGAGCAATCTCCATGGCAGCGAGCCGCTGACCATCGACGCGGCGCACGCCGCGCGCGCGATACGATCCGGCCATCCGGCGATCCTGCCCGACACCGATACGCCGCTGCACTTCGGCGGCGCGTCGAGCGTGACCATTCCCGCCGGCGAAGAAGTGTTTTCCGATCCGGTCACCCTGTCGATGCTGCCGGGAAGCGACCTCGCCGTCAGCATCTACCTCGCCCGTCCCCCGGCGCGCCAGACCAGCCATCCCGGCGCGCGCGCGACATCCTATCTCGTCCACGGCAATCATGTGGGCGACGAAACGCTCACCGATCCGGCGACGACCGAGCATTGGTTCCAGCTATCCGCGGTCGACGTCGCGGCCGCGCCCGGCGCCGCGACGATCGTGGCCATCGGCGATTCCATCACGGACGGCCATGGCAGCGGCACCGATCGCAATACCCGCTGGCCGGATTATCTCGCCGGACGGGTCCGCCGCATTGCGGGACAGCGGCAATTGGGGGTTGTGAATACCGGCATCGGCGGCAACCGTGTTCTTGAATACGGTCTCGGCCCCAAGATGGTCGAGCGGTTCCACCGGGACACGGCGGGCCTGAGCGGCGCTAGATATGTCATCATGCTCGAAGGCGTAAACGATCTCGGCGTACTCACCCGCGACCGGGCCGTGCCGCAATCTCGGCACGACGCGATGGTGCGCGACATCGTTGCGGCCTATCGCGAGGTCGCCGCGGATGCGCACGCCGCCGGGCTGAAGATGATCGCCGGAACGATCATGCCGTTCGCCGGGAACGACTATTACCACCCCGGCCCCGCCACCGAGGCGGACCGGCAGAAGATCAACGCCTTTATCCGCACGAGCGACATCTTCGACGCCGTCGTCGATTTCGACGCGGTGATGCGCGATCCCGAACGCCCCGACCGCCTGAACCCGGCCTATGACTCGGGTGACGGCCTCCATCCGTCCGACCGCGGCTACCGGGCCATGGCCGCAGCGATCCCCCTGTCCCTGTTTGCGGAACCGGAGATCGCGAAGCCGGATCGGCCGGCCATCGCCGTCACCTTCGACGACCTTCCCGCACACGGGCCGCTACCGCCGGGCGTCGATCGCCTCGACGTGGTGAACGACATTATCGCCGCGCTGAAGGCGCATGGCGTCCGCAAGCCGCACGGGTTTCTGAACGGCGGTTTCGGCATCGACGATCCGCAGTCTCCCGGCGTGGTGGCGGCATGGCGTTCCGCCGGCTTTCCGCTCGGCAATCACAGCTATTCGCACTGGAACCTCGCCGAAAAGCCCCTTGCGGCGTTTCAGCAGGACGTTCTGCGCAACGAATCGGTCCTGGCGGCGGCTACCGGAAACAGTGATTGGCACTGGTTCCGCTATCCCTTTCTGAGCGAAGGCGACACACCGGATCGCCGCGGGGCCTTTCGCGACTTTCTGCGCAGGCGCGGCTACCGGGTGGCCGCGGTCACGATGAGTTTCGGCGACTATGCGTGGAATCCCGCTTATGCCCGGTGCAGGGCCAAGGGTGACGATACAGCCGTTGCGGCGCTGGAGCGATCCTATCTCGATGCTGCCCGTGCGGAAGCGGAATATGAGCGCCGGGCCGCGCAGGCCGCACTGGGACGGGACATCCCTTATATTCTCTTGATGCACCTCGGTGCGTTCGACGCCCATATGCTGCCGCGGTTGCTGGATCTCTATGAACAGATGGGGTTTCGGTTCACGTCGCTGGCGGCGGCGGAACGGGATCCCTTCTACCGTAGCGCCGTCGACCTGCGCCTGCCGGGGCCCAGCGCGACCCTGAGCGCGGCCGTGGCCGATCGCGCTATCACCCTCCCGGCGCCGCCGCACCCCGACCTTTCCGGCACATGTGCCGGATGA
- a CDS encoding cupin-like domain-containing protein: protein MIAPTDRRVIEREAVDAHEFAEGIATRSAPVVLRGQVAAWPAVAAGRGGHRALADYVARFAGGAPAETLVGPPEIGGRFFYRDDMRGLNFKREQIPLRRLMVELLRIADQSAPPALYANAATADEHLPGWAEENRLAFDPGGPARLWVGNATQVATHYDRSPNIACVVAGKRRFTLFPPDQIANLYIGPIDRTIAGPPASMVDPDAPDLTRYPRFSDALKHAQVAELEPGDALFIPSLWWHHVRAFGAINVLVNYWRDDAELPSPFVALVHAMMSVRDLPHAEKTAWRSWFDHYVFGANADRAADHLPDFIRGVLGPPSAERTKQLRAYVMGSLHQEG, encoded by the coding sequence GTGATAGCGCCAACGGATCGTCGTGTCATCGAGCGCGAAGCGGTCGACGCGCATGAGTTTGCCGAGGGGATCGCAACCCGGTCGGCGCCGGTGGTGCTGCGCGGACAGGTTGCCGCCTGGCCGGCGGTCGCGGCGGGAAGGGGTGGCCACCGTGCGCTTGCGGACTATGTCGCCCGTTTTGCCGGGGGAGCGCCGGCGGAGACCCTGGTCGGGCCGCCGGAGATCGGCGGGCGTTTCTTCTATCGCGACGACATGCGGGGGCTCAATTTCAAGCGGGAGCAAATTCCCCTGCGGCGCCTGATGGTCGAATTGCTGCGCATCGCCGATCAGTCCGCCCCTCCCGCACTCTATGCCAATGCCGCCACCGCCGACGAGCATCTGCCGGGTTGGGCGGAGGAAAACCGACTGGCATTCGATCCCGGCGGCCCCGCGCGGCTGTGGGTAGGCAATGCCACCCAGGTCGCGACGCATTACGACCGGTCGCCCAATATAGCGTGTGTGGTCGCGGGCAAGCGCCGGTTCACGCTGTTCCCCCCGGATCAGATCGCGAATCTCTATATCGGGCCGATCGACCGCACGATTGCGGGACCGCCGGCCAGCATGGTCGATCCGGACGCACCGGATCTGACCCGTTATCCCCGTTTTTCCGACGCCTTGAAACATGCGCAGGTGGCGGAGCTGGAGCCGGGCGACGCGCTCTTCATTCCGTCGCTGTGGTGGCATCATGTGCGTGCGTTCGGCGCGATCAACGTGCTGGTGAACTATTGGCGCGACGATGCCGAACTGCCGTCTCCCTTCGTCGCGCTGGTCCACGCCATGATGAGCGTGCGTGACCTGCCACATGCGGAGAAAACGGCGTGGCGTAGCTGGTTCGATCATTATGTCTTCGGCGCCAATGCCGATCGCGCGGCCGACCATCTGCCCGATTTCATCCGCGGGGTGCTCGGCCCGCCGAGCGCGGAGCGGACGAAGCAGCTTCGCGCCTATGTCATGGGGTCGCTGCACCAGGAGGGCTGA
- a CDS encoding glycoside hydrolase family 9 protein, which translates to MTLFSAVALTLAAASPGAAAAPDVHLNQLGFIPDGPKRIIVADPADRPLAWTVRAKDGSVAARGKSMSGRADAASGDHVHLIALDRVLPVGRYRLEVEGHAPQSFAVTRDPYSPLAGAALNYFYQTRAGIPIEARYAGGAKWARPAGHPHEVVSCFAGTDQRGTDWPGCDYRLDVTGGWYDAGDQGKYVVNGGITLWTLQNLYERARASGEAPPFADGTARLPEAGNGANDLLDEARWEMAFLLSMQIPEGEAATVPTVDQPDAGPLRLRTIDAGGMVHHKVADRQWTPLPTPPARDDQPRALYPVSTAATLNLAATAAQCARIRRKTDPDFADRCLAAARRAFAAALRHPDIYAPESFTGSGSYGDRHLDDEFYWAAAELYATTGEPAYAKVLDRLDAAAASLDAPSWGDVAALGAITLALNGDTASARRAEAAQTRIIAAADRFLADEAQSGYHIPYATLRYPWGSNSTILNRALMLALAADFTGDEKYRAGVIDAMDYILGRNPLDQSYVSGFGTRPMERPHHRFWAHSLDADLPPPPPGVLSGGPNSTSMGDPVAETMRGTCAPMRCWRDDPRAFTMNEVAINWNAPLLWIASYLTPSAGE; encoded by the coding sequence ATGACCCTGTTTTCGGCAGTCGCCCTGACCCTGGCCGCCGCATCACCGGGCGCGGCCGCCGCGCCCGACGTGCATCTGAACCAGCTCGGCTTCATCCCGGACGGGCCGAAGCGGATCATCGTCGCCGATCCGGCCGATCGACCGCTCGCCTGGACCGTCCGCGCAAAGGACGGCAGTGTCGCCGCACGCGGGAAAAGCATGTCCGGCCGCGCCGACGCCGCTTCGGGCGACCATGTCCATTTGATCGCGCTCGACCGGGTCTTGCCTGTCGGACGCTACCGGCTGGAGGTCGAAGGCCACGCACCCCAGTCCTTTGCCGTCACCCGCGATCCCTATTCCCCGCTCGCCGGCGCCGCGCTCAACTATTTCTACCAGACGCGCGCCGGCATCCCCATCGAGGCGCGCTATGCCGGCGGAGCGAAATGGGCGCGGCCGGCCGGGCATCCGCACGAAGTCGTCTCCTGCTTCGCCGGCACCGATCAACGCGGCACCGACTGGCCGGGATGCGATTACCGCCTGGACGTGACCGGCGGATGGTACGACGCCGGCGACCAGGGCAAATATGTCGTGAACGGCGGCATCACACTCTGGACGCTCCAGAACCTCTATGAACGCGCTCGCGCATCCGGCGAGGCGCCACCGTTTGCGGACGGCACCGCCCGCCTGCCCGAGGCCGGCAACGGGGCAAACGATCTGCTGGACGAGGCCCGGTGGGAAATGGCCTTTCTGCTGTCGATGCAGATACCGGAGGGCGAGGCCGCGACGGTGCCGACGGTCGATCAGCCGGATGCGGGGCCTCTGCGCCTGCGCACCATCGATGCCGGCGGGATGGTCCACCACAAGGTTGCGGACCGGCAATGGACTCCGCTCCCCACCCCTCCCGCCCGGGACGATCAGCCCCGCGCGCTCTATCCGGTCAGCACCGCAGCCACGCTCAACCTCGCGGCGACCGCTGCGCAATGCGCCCGCATCCGGCGCAAGACGGATCCCGATTTCGCCGATCGCTGCCTCGCCGCCGCGCGGCGCGCCTTCGCCGCCGCCTTGCGGCATCCAGACATATATGCGCCGGAAAGCTTCACGGGCAGCGGCAGCTATGGCGACCGGCATCTCGACGACGAATTCTACTGGGCGGCAGCGGAACTCTATGCCACGACGGGCGAGCCAGCCTACGCGAAGGTGCTCGATCGCCTCGATGCGGCAGCGGCGTCCCTCGACGCGCCGAGCTGGGGCGACGTGGCGGCGCTGGGCGCGATCACGCTGGCCCTGAACGGCGACACGGCGAGCGCCAGGCGAGCCGAGGCCGCGCAAACCCGCATCATCGCGGCAGCCGACCGCTTTCTCGCGGACGAAGCGCAATCCGGCTACCACATCCCTTATGCCACGCTGCGCTATCCCTGGGGGTCGAACTCGACCATCCTCAACCGTGCGCTGATGCTGGCACTGGCGGCGGACTTTACCGGCGACGAAAAATATCGGGCCGGCGTGATCGACGCGATGGACTACATCCTCGGCCGCAACCCCCTCGACCAGTCTTATGTCAGCGGGTTCGGCACCCGGCCGATGGAGCGGCCGCATCACCGGTTCTGGGCGCATTCGCTGGACGCCGATCTTCCACCGCCGCCGCCCGGCGTGCTCTCGGGCGGCCCCAATTCCACCAGCATGGGCGATCCGGTGGCCGAAACGATGCGCGGCACGTGTGCGCCGATGCGCTGCTGGCGCGATGATCCACGCGCGTTCACCATGAACGAAGTCGCGATCAACTGGAATGCGCCACTGCTCTGGATCGCATCCTATCTCACGCCGTCGGCAGGAGAATAG
- a CDS encoding tryptophan halogenase family protein, whose translation MSHEADDPNRIRHIVIVGGGTAGWMAGACLSRLLGPAGISVTLIESDAIGTVGVGEATIPPIVTFHRMLGIDENAFLDATGGSFKLGIEFRDWARIGAHYVHAFGRYGTDMHGVSFSAFWQRLHLAGEADPLDAYSLQARAGRQGRFMHPIDNGNSPLSQITYAYHFEAGRYAAFLRRFAERHGLVRREGRIVDAVRDGGSGHIESVVLDDGSRVAGDFFIDCSGFRGLLIQQALGANHIDWSRWLPCDRAVTVPTEATKILPSLTRATARPAGWQWRIPLQHRTGHGHVFCSDHMSEDEATAMLLDGLDGTALAAPRTLSFRTGRRDRFWIGNCVALGLASGFLEPLESTGIWLIQSGLARLLNLFPDKRFDPAVADRYNRLMARDYEQVRDFLICHYHVTDRTDSEFWRRCRAMDVPHSVSEKIALFRDRGRTFRDDDELFNATSWFALLQGQDVAATGYDPMANVLTIEETRNRLAHIRSTIDICLGHMPDHRRYLEEHCTP comes from the coding sequence ATGTCGCACGAAGCCGACGACCCCAACCGTATCCGCCATATCGTAATCGTCGGCGGCGGCACGGCCGGCTGGATGGCCGGTGCGTGCCTGAGCCGTCTGCTGGGACCGGCCGGTATTTCCGTCACGCTGATCGAATCGGATGCGATCGGCACTGTCGGCGTTGGCGAGGCCACGATTCCTCCCATCGTAACGTTCCACCGCATGCTGGGTATCGATGAGAACGCGTTCCTCGACGCGACCGGCGGCAGCTTCAAGCTGGGGATCGAGTTCCGCGACTGGGCCCGGATCGGCGCTCACTATGTCCATGCGTTCGGCCGCTACGGGACCGACATGCATGGCGTCTCCTTTTCGGCGTTCTGGCAGCGGTTGCACCTTGCAGGCGAAGCCGATCCGCTGGATGCCTATTCGCTGCAGGCGCGCGCCGGCCGGCAGGGCCGTTTCATGCACCCGATCGACAATGGTAATTCCCCACTGTCGCAGATCACCTACGCCTATCATTTCGAGGCAGGACGCTATGCCGCTTTTCTGCGGCGGTTCGCGGAGCGACATGGTCTCGTGCGGCGTGAAGGACGGATCGTCGACGCCGTGCGTGACGGCGGAAGCGGTCATATCGAGTCGGTCGTCCTCGATGACGGCAGCCGGGTAGCCGGCGACTTCTTCATCGATTGCTCCGGATTTCGCGGGCTGCTGATCCAGCAGGCACTCGGCGCGAACCATATCGACTGGTCGCGGTGGTTGCCGTGCGATCGGGCCGTCACCGTGCCGACGGAAGCAACGAAGATCCTACCCAGCCTTACCCGAGCCACCGCGCGGCCGGCCGGCTGGCAATGGCGCATCCCGTTGCAGCACCGAACCGGCCACGGCCATGTGTTCTGCAGCGATCACATGAGCGAGGACGAAGCGACGGCCATGTTGCTGGACGGCCTCGACGGCACGGCGCTCGCTGCGCCGCGCACCCTTTCCTTCCGCACCGGCCGGCGCGATCGCTTCTGGATCGGCAATTGCGTCGCCCTGGGCCTTGCCTCCGGGTTTTTGGAGCCGCTCGAATCGACCGGCATCTGGCTGATCCAGAGCGGACTGGCCAGGTTGCTCAACCTGTTCCCCGACAAGCGCTTCGATCCCGCCGTCGCGGACCGGTACAATCGGCTGATGGCGCGCGACTACGAACAGGTGCGCGACTTCCTGATCTGCCACTATCACGTCACCGATCGCACAGATTCGGAATTCTGGCGCCGGTGCCGCGCCATGGACGTTCCGCATAGCGTGAGCGAGAAGATCGCCCTTTTCCGGGACCGCGGCCGGACCTTTCGCGACGACGACGAACTCTTCAACGCGACGAGCTGGTTCGCCCTGCTGCAGGGACAGGATGTCGCCGCGACGGGATACGATCCCATGGCCAACGTCCTGACGATCGAAGAGACGCGCAACCGCCTCGCGCACATCCGAAGCACCATCGACATCTGTCTGGGCCATATGCCCGATCATCGTCGCTATCTGGAGGAGCATTGCACGCCATGA